A window of Scomber scombrus chromosome 23, fScoSco1.1, whole genome shotgun sequence contains these coding sequences:
- the LOC134006138 gene encoding Fc receptor-like protein 5, translated as MRPTSLTCLLLLSSPLCCTMNQASLTVSPSNSQMFEGESVSLSCEEDDSSAGWKLRRNTTRETRKECGDGWGRSAGSSCKISYMSPSDSGVYWCESREGATSNSINITVTGGSVILQSPVLPVMEGDDVTLHCKTKTSNLPADFYKDGSLIRTEPAGHMTIHNVSKSDEGLYKCHISSHGESPSSWISVTGKPTTTAPPPVSGAPPQLVFTLVCHLVVFCPYFISTLLMVSLYRHRPTGNDPPVSMATSPPTQTEQGLDDDYDDIITSVTTEHHF; from the exons ATGAGACCAACATCTCTTACCTGCCTGCTCC TTCTGAGCTCACCGCTGTGCTGCACAATGAATCAAG cctctctgACTGTGAGTCCCAGCAACTCTCAGATGTTTGAAGGAGAGTCTGTCTCTCTGAGCTGTGAGGAGGACGACAGCTCTGCTGGATGGAAGCTGAGGAGGAACACAACCAGAGAAACCAGGAAGGAGTGTGGAGACGGCTGGGGAAGATCAGCTGGTTCTTCCTGTAAAATCAGCTACATGTCACCGTCAGACAGTGGAGTTTACTGGTGTGAGTCCAGAGAGGGAGCAACCAGTAACAGcatcaacatcactgtcactg gTGGATCAGTGATCCTGCAGAGTCCTGTCCTccctgtgatggagggagatgatgtcactctgcactgtaaaacaaagacCTCCAACCTCCCAGctgatttctataaagatggCTCCCTCATCAGGACTGAgcctgcaggtcacatgaccatcCACAATGTTTCCAAGTCTGATGAAGGCCTCTACAAGTGTCACATCAGCAGTCATGGAGAGTCTCCATCCAGCTGGATCTCTGTCACAG GTAAACCTACAACCACAGCCCCGCCCCCTGTATCTGGAGCTCCCCCCCAGCTTGTGTTCACACTGGTCTGCCACCTAGTGGTGTTCTGTCCGTACTTCATCTCCACTCTCCTCATGGTGTCTTTATATCGACACAGACCCACAG GAAATGACCCAcctgtctccatggcaacatcCCCACCCACCCAGACTGAGCAGGGATTGGATGATGactatgatgacatcatcacctccGTCACCACAGAGCATCACTTCTGA